The genomic DNA TGGCAGGATTAGTCTTCTCCAAGCCTTTCGTCAGAAATTTTCTGCATAAACTCCTTCGTTCATCATCCTCAAGCGGCAAATCCATACTTGCCCACTTCAGTCTGTCTTTATCAAGAAGCTTAGATCCCTTGAGTTCTTTATTAAACTGTTTCAGATGTGTGCCAAAATAATTCAGTTCAAGATTAAGCCAATCCTTAACAAAAGCCCATAGTTTTCCGGAGTGAATCGCAAACCCGCCCCTTACCTCATAGGGCATGGTTCTGTGGTCATGTCCGCTCTCATCCATAAACAGAAGCCAGCTCATTTTATCTCCTGAAAAAAATATTCAGAATAACAGTGAGGACAATGCTCACTATGATGGAGGTAACTATAGGGAAATGAAAGGAGAAGTTCTTCCCTTTAAAGGCTATGTCACCGGGCAGGCGGCCGAGGCCGAACTTCCCGCCCACAGTGAATATCACCCCGGCTACAACAAGGACAATGCCCGTAACAATCAGAATTTTGCCAATTCCGCCCATCTAAAGCCCCTCTTTCAGTCCGGCGAATTTCTTAGCCAGCCGCCCTTTGAAGGCATCCTCCTCACTGTATATGCAGCCGCAGTATTTCTGGCGGTACATCTCAAGCCGCTTTGATTCGTCTATGCCGTGCTGCCAGCCTTCACGCCAGTCTTCGTAGTGAAACGGCACACAGTATTTCTTCGCCGCCGCCTCGCACATTTCGATAATAAGTTCATGCTTCTGGTATCTGCTGTAAAGCAGTGTGGTGGAGAAGCAGTCAAACCCCTTCTCCGCCGCAGTCTGCGCCGCTTTCTCCATACGTGATGAATAGCAGTATGCGCAACGCATATTCTCACGGTAGGCGGCGTTTCTTGCGAAATCCGTCAGGCCGTAAGTATCATCCGCAATCATTTCAATCCCCTGTGCCCTGTTGAACAGGACAGCCTGCTCAAAGCGGGCGTAAAGCTCCATGAGCGGGTGTATGTTCGGGTTGAAAAAATATGCGCATATATCGTGCCCGCCCTCTTTCAGTTCCCTTACGGGATAAACTGAACAGGGGGCGCAGCACTGATGAAGGAGTATTCTCATTTCACTTCCGGAAGATGTTTCAGGGATTCTGCAATCGCCGCTTCGGGGTATGCGTAGTCCTCAAGCTTGCCGTCGGTGAACGCCTCATATGACATCATGTCGAAATGTCCGTGTCCGCTGAGGCAGAAAAGCAGGGTTTTGGCCTCTCCGCTCTCTTTGCATTTCAGGGCTTCCTTGATTGTGGCGGCTATGGCGTGTGAGGATTCCGGAGCAGGAACCACACCCTCTTCCTTCGCGAACATAAGCGCGCTGTTGAAAACCTCAAGCTGGGGAACGCTCTGCGCTGTGATAAGCCCCTGATTGTAAAGCGCGCTCACCAGAGGAGACTCCCCGTGATAACGCAGACCGCCGGAGTGGATCGCGGGCGGCTCAAAGTCATGTCCGAGGGTGTACATCTGCATAATGGGCGTAAGCTTCGCCACATCGCCGTAATCGTAGGTGTAGATGCCTTTGGTCAGCGTGGGACAGCTTGCGGGCTCCACGGCAACGGCCGTGACGTTTTTGCCGTTCATTTTATCCAGAACAAAGGGGAAGGCTATTCCCGCAAAGTTCGAGCCGCCGCCGCATGATGCGAATATCATATCAGGATAAGCGCCGATCTTGGCAAACTGCTTCTGCGCCTCAAGACCGATTACGGTCTGATGAAGGCAGACATGGTTGAGCACGGAGCCGAGGGCATAGTTAGTGTCCTTGCGCCCTGCCGCCTCCTCCACAGCCTCGCTTATGGCAAGACCCAGACTGCCCGGCATGTCGGGATTGCGTTTCAGGGCTTCACGCCCTGCGTTTGTGAGTTCAGACGGACTGGGGAAAATCTCCGCGCCGAACATTTTCATAAAGGCTTTTCTGTAAGGTTTCTGGAAGTAGCTGACCTTAACCATGTAAACCCTGCACTCCATGCCGAACTGCGCGCAGGAGAAGCTGAGCGCACTGCCCCACTGCCCTGCTCCTGTTTCGGTGGTGAGCCTTTTTATTCCGGCTTCTTTGTTGTAATAGGCCTGCGCCACGGCAGTA from Geovibrio ferrireducens includes the following:
- a CDS encoding TrpB-like pyridoxal phosphate-dependent enzyme, with translation MDKDRVYLDKSEVPKQWYNIMADMPKLPAPPISPATGKPVAPEELLAIFPPALLEQEMTDKRWIDIPDEVREIISLWRPSPLIRARRLEKALGTPAKIYYKYEGLSPAGSHKTNTAVAQAYYNKEAGIKRLTTETGAGQWGSALSFSCAQFGMECRVYMVKVSYFQKPYRKAFMKMFGAEIFPSPSELTNAGREALKRNPDMPGSLGLAISEAVEEAAGRKDTNYALGSVLNHVCLHQTVIGLEAQKQFAKIGAYPDMIFASCGGGSNFAGIAFPFVLDKMNGKNVTAVAVEPASCPTLTKGIYTYDYGDVAKLTPIMQMYTLGHDFEPPAIHSGGLRYHGESPLVSALYNQGLITAQSVPQLEVFNSALMFAKEEGVVPAPESSHAIAATIKEALKCKESGEAKTLLFCLSGHGHFDMMSYEAFTDGKLEDYAYPEAAIAESLKHLPEVK
- a CDS encoding DUF2905 domain-containing protein, encoding MGGIGKILIVTGIVLVVAGVIFTVGGKFGLGRLPGDIAFKGKNFSFHFPIVTSIIVSIVLTVILNIFFRR
- a CDS encoding epoxyqueuosine reductase QueH, with the translated sequence MRILLHQCCAPCSVYPVRELKEGGHDICAYFFNPNIHPLMELYARFEQAVLFNRAQGIEMIADDTYGLTDFARNAAYRENMRCAYCYSSRMEKAAQTAAEKGFDCFSTTLLYSRYQKHELIIEMCEAAAKKYCVPFHYEDWREGWQHGIDESKRLEMYRQKYCGCIYSEEDAFKGRLAKKFAGLKEGL